Genomic DNA from Peribacillus simplex NBRC 15720 = DSM 1321:
ACATCTCAAATAAAGTGAATGCATCTGCAACGGAACCTGCAAAACCTGCAAGGACATTACCATTAAAGATTTTTCTTACTTTCCTCGCTGTATGCTTCATCACTACTGAATTTCCTAAAGTAACCTGCCCATCACCGGACATGGCACATTCACCTTTATGATGCACTGCAAATATCGTTGTCATAAAGTGTCCCCTTTCAACATTTAAGGCCGCGGATGTGATGCATTGTAGACTTTTTTTAATTGGTCTTTTGTAACATGCGTATACACTTGCGTTGATGAAATTTTAGAATGACCAAGCAATTCCTGAACCGTGCGAATGTCCGCCCCATTATTCAATAGGTGTGTAGCAAACGAATGCCTTAACATATGGGGATGAAGACTTCCATCTGCGGCTGACTTTTTAATCAATTCATTCAATATATAGCGAACTCCCCTAGGTGTCAGAGGGTCTCCACGAAAATTAACAAATAAATAAACATGCGCCTTGGCGTCAGACGAAGTCAATTCCATCCTGGCTGTACGTATGTATAAATCTATCGCTTCCTGTGCATATCTACCAACCGGAACGTAGCGATCTTTTTTTCCTTTTCCATGGACCAGTACCGTACCTAAGGAAAGATCGATATCCTGCAATTTAATCTCACAACATTCACTTACGCGAATGCCTGTAGCATACAATAATTCCAGTAAGGCACTGTTTCTTATTCCTATCGGTGAATCTTTCTTTAAAGAAGAAAACAACTGATTCATTTCCTTCTCATAAAGAAAACGTGGCAGTCTTTGATCCTTTTTAGGTAAAGAAGCAAGAGAAAAAGGATTATCCTTCACATCACCTTCACGTAGTAAAAATTTATAAAGGCTCCGCAAGCAAGAAGTTTTTCTTGCTACAGTGCGCTTAGAAAGTTTTTTCTCATATAAATTCGTTAAATACAACCGGACATCAAAATATTCAACGGACGTGATATTCTCAATGCCCTGTTCATTAAGGAACAGAAAAAATTCGTGAATATCACGTTTATAATTTTCAATGGTGTAATGTGAACTATTTTTTTCAATTTGTAAATATTCAATGAAGGATGATAATGCCTTTTTTTGATTAATCATGGAAACACCTCGCAAAGGCTAATAAATAGTATCATACTTTAAAACAGCAGGCAAATATTTTACAAATTTTTCACAAAGTTCTGAATTGTGTCCAAAGCGCGTTTAGCATGCGTTTCGTTCCGCTCTTTTTTGGATTTGATTCTCACTTCAAGGTCTGGAAGCAACCCAAAGTTGGCATTCATCGGCTGGAAGCTCTTTCCATTCGTCGACGTTATGTACCTTGCCATGCTGCCCATCGTCGTCTCCGCAGGGAAAATGATAGGCTCCAATCCTTGGACGATTCTTGCAGCATTGATACCTGCAACCAGTCCTGATGCAGCCGATTCTACATACCCTTCGACTCCAGTCATCTGACCGGCAAAGAATAAATCATCCCGATTCTTGAATTGGTACGTAGGCTTCAAAACATTAGGTGAGTTTATGAACGTGTTTCGATGCATAACTCCATAACGGACAATTTCGGCATTTTCCAAACCAGGTATGAGCTGCAATACTTCTTTTTGCGGCCCCCATTTCAAATGTGTCTGAAAACCAACAATATTGTAG
This window encodes:
- the xerC gene encoding tyrosine recombinase XerC, giving the protein MINQKKALSSFIEYLQIEKNSSHYTIENYKRDIHEFFLFLNEQGIENITSVEYFDVRLYLTNLYEKKLSKRTVARKTSCLRSLYKFLLREGDVKDNPFSLASLPKKDQRLPRFLYEKEMNQLFSSLKKDSPIGIRNSALLELLYATGIRVSECCEIKLQDIDLSLGTVLVHGKGKKDRYVPVGRYAQEAIDLYIRTARMELTSSDAKAHVYLFVNFRGDPLTPRGVRYILNELIKKSAADGSLHPHMLRHSFATHLLNNGADIRTVQELLGHSKISSTQVYTHVTKDQLKKVYNASHPRP